The proteins below come from a single Triticum aestivum cultivar Chinese Spring chromosome 5D, IWGSC CS RefSeq v2.1, whole genome shotgun sequence genomic window:
- the LOC123120764 gene encoding GDSL esterase/lipase At2g04570, which yields MSSLHRCLPWLILLLVLRGGGGGGPAVAAAGKVPAIIVFGDSSVDTGNNNFIPTIARSNFWPYGLDFADGHPTGRFSNGRLATDFISEAFGLPASIPAYLDTTLTIDDLAAGVSFASASTGLDNATAGILSVITMAEQLDYFKEYKLRLKLAKGDARGEEIIREALYIWSIGTNDFIENYYNLPERRMQYTAAEYEAYLLGLAESSIRAVHALGGRKMDFTGLTPMGCLPAERMGNRGDPGQCNEEYNAVARSFNAKLQQAVVPKLNKELPGLHLVYADTYDVLDAVVRKPSDYGFENADRGCCGTGMFEAGYFCSLSTSLLCTNPDKYVFFDAIHPTERMYNMLADKVMNTTLHVFL from the exons cCGGGAAGGTGCCGGCGATCATCGTGTTCGGCGACTCCTCGGTGGACACGGGCAACAACAACTTCATCCCGACCATCGCGCGGAGCAACTTCTGGCCCTACGGGCTCGACTTCGCGGACGGCCACCCCACGGGCCGCTTCTCCAACGGCCGCCTCGCCACCGACTTCATCTCCGAGGCCTTCGGCCTGCCGGCCTCCATCCCGGCCTACCTCGACACCACGCTCACCATCGACGACCTCGCCGCGGGCGTCTCCTTCGCGTCCGCCTCCACCGGCCTCGACAACGCCACCGCCGGCATCCTGTCCGTGATCACCATGGCGGAGCAGCTCGACTACTTCAAGGAGTACAAGCTGCGGCTTAAGCTGGCCAAGGGCGACGCGCGGGGCGAGGAGATCATCCGCGAGGCGCTCTACATCTGGAGCATCGGCACCAACGACTTCATCGAGAACTACTACAACCTGCCGGAGCGCCGGATGCAGTACACGGCGGCGGAGTACGAGGCGTACCTGCTGGGGCTCGCCGAGTCGTCCATCCGCGCCGTGCACGCGCTCGGCGGCAGGAAGATGGACTTCACGGGGCTCACGCCCATGGGCTGCCTCCCCGCCGAGCGCATGGGCAACCGCGGCGACCCGGGGCAGTGCAACGAGGAGTACAACGCCGTCGCCCGGAGCTTCAACGCCAAGCTGCAGCAGGCAGTCGTCCCCAAGCTCAACAAGGAGCTCCCCGGCCTGCACCTCGTCTACGCCGACACCTACGACGTCCTCGACGCCGTCGTCAGGAAGCCCTCCGACTACG GTTTTGAGAACGCAGATCGAGGGTGCTGCGGGACGGGGATGTTCGAGGCCGGCTACTTCTGCAGCCTGAGCACCTCGCTGCTATGCACGAACCCCGACAAGTACGTCTTCTTCGACGCCATCCATCCCACGGAGAGGATGTACAATATGCTTGCCGATAAAGTCATGAACACCACGCTTCATGTATTTCTCTGA